A genome region from Solirubrobacter pauli includes the following:
- a CDS encoding Lrp/AsnC family transcriptional regulator yields MANPVARSKVRSRKDGSAVPLDETDKKLLNLMQGSFALRPDPFAGVAEKAGIPEAEVLERVQYLLDKRIIREITPIFDTRALGYESMLVAAKVDAEHPHRAAQFINSHPGVTHNYLRNHEFNLWFTLAVEPDSTLGLQGTLDVMAAKTGAESIRQLPTLKLFKIRMDLEMEGGTDALKTAGEAVEPLELDPIELNELDIAVIKASQGPMEVRSDAFAPAAEKLGLPVEHVLARLESLQERGGLRRVAAILYHRRAGFSANGMGVWAVPEGEILDTGRQMAAFRGISHCYQRPTYADWPYSVFTMAHGRSKEECDAILDKIAEDTGITERATLYSSTEFKKVRMLYFTDAFKRWEQENGS; encoded by the coding sequence GTGGCTAACCCAGTAGCTCGGTCCAAGGTCCGGTCCCGCAAGGACGGCTCGGCCGTGCCGCTGGACGAGACCGACAAGAAGCTCCTCAACCTCATGCAGGGCTCGTTCGCGCTCCGGCCCGACCCGTTCGCGGGCGTGGCCGAGAAGGCGGGCATCCCGGAGGCGGAGGTCCTCGAGCGCGTCCAGTACCTGCTCGACAAGCGGATCATCCGGGAGATCACGCCGATCTTCGACACCCGGGCGCTCGGCTACGAGTCGATGCTGGTCGCGGCGAAGGTCGACGCGGAGCACCCGCACCGCGCGGCGCAGTTCATCAACTCGCACCCCGGCGTCACGCACAACTACCTGCGCAACCACGAGTTCAACCTGTGGTTCACGCTCGCCGTCGAGCCCGACTCCACGCTCGGCCTGCAGGGCACGCTCGACGTGATGGCGGCCAAGACCGGCGCCGAGTCGATCCGCCAGCTGCCGACGCTCAAGCTCTTCAAGATCCGCATGGACCTGGAGATGGAGGGCGGTACCGACGCGCTCAAGACGGCCGGCGAGGCGGTCGAGCCGCTGGAGCTGGACCCGATCGAGCTCAACGAGCTCGACATCGCGGTCATCAAGGCCAGCCAGGGTCCGATGGAAGTGCGCAGCGACGCCTTCGCGCCGGCCGCCGAGAAGCTCGGCCTGCCGGTCGAGCACGTGCTCGCGCGCCTCGAGTCGCTGCAGGAGCGCGGCGGGCTGCGCCGCGTCGCAGCGATCCTCTACCACCGCCGCGCCGGCTTCAGCGCCAACGGGATGGGCGTGTGGGCGGTCCCCGAGGGCGAGATCCTCGACACGGGCCGGCAGATGGCGGCGTTCCGCGGCATCTCGCACTGCTACCAGCGCCCGACCTACGCCGACTGGCCCTACTCCGTCTTCACGATGGCCCACGGCCGCTCGAAGGAGGAGTGCGACGCGATCCTCGACAAGATCGCCGAGGACACCGGGATCACCGAGCGCGCGACGCTCTACTCGAGCACCGAGTTTAAGAAGGTCCGGATGCTGTATTTCACGGACGCCTTCAAGCGCTGGGAACAGGAGAACGGGTCATAA
- a CDS encoding cytochrome b, with translation MKLTLPKPPLPKRFQEKPDRPGAAPKLTKLEQLREGGITAADFVDERASLSGGLRWMMFRKVPKGTNWFYTLGSATMFAFVSQAITGVFLAMYYTPSATQAYESARHITNDVFLGEFVRGMHKWGSTVMVILIFLHMARTFFFGAYKYPRELQWIIGVVLVILTFVMSLTGYLLPFDQRSYWATIVAANINGTGPFVGPFLSDFLRGGGDFGATTLSRFYAIHMMLVPGLIAALIGAHLYLVARLGTTAPPWIRADVDEKLREEQV, from the coding sequence ATGAAGCTGACCCTTCCCAAGCCACCGCTCCCGAAGCGCTTCCAGGAGAAGCCGGATCGTCCCGGCGCCGCGCCCAAGCTCACGAAGCTCGAGCAGCTGCGCGAGGGCGGCATCACCGCCGCCGACTTCGTGGACGAGCGCGCGTCGCTGTCGGGTGGCCTGCGCTGGATGATGTTCCGGAAGGTCCCGAAGGGCACCAACTGGTTCTACACGCTGGGCTCGGCGACGATGTTCGCCTTCGTCTCCCAGGCCATCACGGGCGTCTTCCTGGCGATGTACTACACGCCTTCGGCGACGCAGGCCTACGAGTCCGCGCGCCACATCACCAACGACGTCTTCCTCGGCGAGTTCGTGCGCGGCATGCACAAGTGGGGCTCGACGGTCATGGTGATCCTGATCTTCTTGCACATGGCGAGGACGTTCTTCTTCGGCGCGTACAAGTACCCACGCGAGCTGCAGTGGATCATCGGCGTCGTGCTCGTGATCCTCACGTTCGTGATGTCGCTGACGGGCTACCTGCTGCCGTTCGACCAGCGCTCCTACTGGGCGACGATCGTGGCCGCGAACATCAACGGCACGGGTCCCTTCGTGGGTCCGTTCCTGTCGGACTTCCTCCGAGGCGGTGGTGACTTCGGCGCCACGACCTTGTCGAGGTTCTACGCCATCCACATGATGCTCGTGCCCGGGTTGATCGCGGCGCTGATCGGTGCGCACCTCTACCTCGTCGCCCGCCTCGGGACCACGGCACCACCGTGGATCCGCGCGGACGTCGACGAGAAGCTCCGCGAGGAGCAGGTCTGA
- a CDS encoding class I SAM-dependent methyltransferase, whose amino-acid sequence MAAGPGTLPADSVRAMFDRIAGVYDVMNTVMTAGLHHRWRSRAVDLARVGPGTRALDVAAGTGDLAIEIASRGGDVVGSDFSEGMLDRARVKAPGLTWEQADATALQYADDTFDAATVGFGARNFSDLPQGLREMVRVVKPGGRVVILEITTPQKPPLSTFFSLWFDRIVPLMGRFDDAYTYLPASVKRFPGPEALAGELVAAGCKDVGWILTAGGIIAIHHGTVG is encoded by the coding sequence ATGGCCGCCGGGCCCGGCACGCTCCCCGCAGACTCCGTGCGGGCGATGTTCGATCGCATCGCCGGGGTCTACGACGTCATGAACACCGTCATGACGGCGGGGCTGCACCACCGTTGGCGGTCGCGCGCGGTTGACCTCGCGCGCGTCGGCCCCGGAACGCGCGCGCTGGACGTGGCCGCTGGCACGGGCGACCTCGCGATCGAGATCGCCTCCCGCGGCGGCGACGTGGTCGGCTCGGACTTCTCCGAGGGGATGCTCGACCGTGCGCGCGTGAAGGCGCCGGGGCTCACCTGGGAGCAGGCCGACGCGACCGCGCTCCAGTACGCCGACGACACGTTCGACGCCGCGACCGTCGGCTTCGGCGCCCGCAACTTCAGCGACCTGCCGCAGGGACTGCGGGAGATGGTCCGCGTCGTCAAGCCGGGCGGGCGCGTCGTGATCCTGGAGATCACGACGCCGCAGAAGCCGCCCTTGTCAACCTTCTTCTCGCTGTGGTTCGATCGCATCGTGCCGCTGATGGGTCGCTTCGATGACGCCTACACGTACCTCCCGGCGTCCGTGAAGCGCTTCCCGGGCCCGGAGGCGCTCGCGGGCGAGCTCGTGGCCGCGGGGTGCAAGGACGTCGGCTGGATCCTCACGGCCGGCGGGATCATCGCCATCCATCACGGAACGGTTGGTTAG
- a CDS encoding polyprenyl synthetase family protein: MASAEAVAAVVEAGGAHVPGLMDALEARLRVVAKSHGATLGEHACATIEAGGKRLRPLLVFVAAGPSASGHDAALRAAVAVELVHSATLVHDDVLDAAVLRRGRPTVVASAGRSIATATGDLLFSRAFAELAGGGSAQAVRVLSDASSALVQGELLQREDAWQLQTTRERYLRRCDLKTARLFRAACELGALAGGGNAPLLGEFGERIGIAFQLLDDVLDVSGPAERTGKHRGTDLLDGTVTLPLILARERDPELAKLDLRAVRTPEQAESVCDAIAATGALEEARRSALAMVAEAKAELAALPEASQQAALELVADGVVDRYR, from the coding sequence GTGGCTTCCGCTGAGGCGGTCGCCGCGGTGGTGGAAGCCGGGGGCGCGCACGTCCCTGGGCTGATGGACGCGCTGGAGGCGCGGCTGCGGGTCGTCGCCAAGTCCCACGGCGCCACGCTCGGCGAGCACGCCTGCGCGACGATCGAAGCCGGCGGCAAGCGCCTGCGCCCGCTGCTCGTGTTCGTCGCCGCCGGTCCGTCCGCGTCCGGTCACGACGCGGCGCTGCGGGCCGCCGTGGCCGTGGAGCTCGTGCACAGCGCGACGCTCGTCCACGACGACGTGCTCGACGCCGCGGTCCTGCGCCGCGGCCGCCCGACCGTCGTCGCGTCCGCGGGCCGGTCGATCGCGACCGCCACGGGCGACCTGCTGTTCTCGCGCGCGTTCGCCGAGCTGGCGGGCGGCGGGTCCGCGCAGGCCGTCCGCGTGTTGTCGGACGCCTCCTCCGCTCTGGTCCAGGGTGAGCTGCTGCAGCGCGAGGACGCCTGGCAGCTGCAGACCACGCGTGAGCGCTACCTGCGCCGGTGTGACCTCAAGACCGCCCGGCTGTTCCGCGCGGCGTGCGAGCTCGGCGCCCTGGCGGGCGGCGGCAACGCGCCGCTGCTGGGGGAGTTCGGCGAGCGGATCGGCATCGCGTTCCAGCTCCTGGACGACGTGCTCGACGTCAGCGGGCCGGCGGAGCGGACGGGCAAGCACCGTGGCACCGATCTGCTCGACGGCACCGTGACGCTGCCGCTGATCCTCGCGCGCGAGCGGGATCCGGAGCTCGCGAAGCTGGACCTGCGGGCCGTGCGCACGCCGGAGCAGGCCGAGAGCGTGTGCGACGCGATCGCGGCCACCGGAGCCTTGGAAGAGGCGCGCCGGAGCGCGCTGGCGATGGTCGCCGAGGCGAAGGCGGAGTTGGCGGCGCTGCCCGAGGCGTCGCAGCAGGCGGCGCTCGAGCTCGTGGCCGACGGCGTCGTCGACCGCTACCGCTAG
- a CDS encoding AI-2E family transporter, translating to MAADAREEAPEGAEPTEPPPPVPPARVEPVLVPRWVQLVLLPLAVVGAFMLLKAAGHVLLLFTIAGLIALLLNPLVALVQRARIPRGPSVAIVMVGVVAFITGVGFLLADPVSDQVSALQREIPGYVDDANGALADLQDWLDRRGVEVEIKQEGETALQTIGERLTGGAGEVVGFTRDAVQRLVEASIALILIIVLSIYMLIYGERIGSMTRALFPPGDGTPEDDFPTRVQGALFGYVRGQFLFSLIMGTSAGLMLYVLGSFGIFPEGKTYAVAFGAWFGIAELIPYIGPAIGGFPPVLIAALSDDPLDAVWLIIAFTALQQLEGHVVAPNVFGSALQLNPLLVIFALLLGGEIAGFIGAFIALPLAAIVRETVVYTHRHIRFQRWDLPAAEAPPPPAGEPCPECGEPIPRGAAECPACGTELGDSEHAVSASATAPG from the coding sequence ATGGCCGCGGATGCGCGCGAAGAGGCGCCGGAGGGCGCGGAGCCGACCGAGCCGCCGCCGCCCGTCCCGCCCGCGCGGGTCGAGCCGGTGCTCGTGCCGCGCTGGGTCCAGCTCGTGCTGCTGCCGCTCGCGGTCGTCGGGGCCTTCATGCTGCTCAAAGCCGCCGGCCACGTCCTGCTGCTGTTCACGATCGCCGGGCTGATCGCGCTGCTGCTGAACCCGCTCGTCGCGCTCGTGCAGCGCGCCCGGATCCCGCGCGGGCCGTCCGTCGCGATCGTGATGGTGGGCGTCGTCGCGTTCATCACCGGCGTCGGCTTCCTGCTGGCGGACCCCGTGTCCGACCAGGTGTCCGCGCTTCAGCGCGAGATCCCCGGCTACGTCGACGACGCCAACGGCGCGCTCGCCGACCTCCAGGACTGGCTGGACCGGCGCGGGGTCGAGGTCGAGATCAAGCAGGAGGGCGAGACCGCCCTGCAGACGATCGGCGAGCGGCTCACCGGCGGCGCCGGCGAGGTCGTCGGCTTCACCCGCGACGCGGTCCAGCGGCTCGTCGAGGCGAGCATCGCGCTGATCCTGATCATCGTCCTCTCGATCTACATGCTCATCTACGGCGAGCGGATCGGCTCGATGACCCGTGCGCTGTTCCCGCCGGGCGACGGCACGCCCGAGGACGACTTCCCGACCCGCGTCCAGGGCGCGCTGTTCGGCTACGTCCGCGGCCAGTTCCTGTTCAGCCTGATCATGGGCACGAGCGCCGGGTTGATGCTCTACGTGCTCGGCTCGTTCGGGATCTTCCCCGAGGGCAAGACCTATGCGGTCGCGTTCGGCGCGTGGTTCGGGATCGCGGAGCTGATCCCGTACATCGGCCCGGCGATCGGCGGCTTCCCGCCCGTGCTGATCGCCGCGCTCAGCGACGACCCGCTCGACGCGGTCTGGCTGATCATCGCCTTCACCGCGCTGCAGCAGCTGGAGGGACACGTCGTCGCGCCCAACGTGTTCGGCTCGGCGCTGCAGCTCAACCCGCTGCTGGTGATCTTCGCGCTGCTGCTGGGCGGCGAGATCGCGGGGTTCATCGGCGCCTTCATCGCGCTTCCCCTGGCCGCGATCGTGCGTGAGACCGTGGTCTACACCCACCGCCACATCCGCTTCCAGCGTTGGGACCTGCCGGCCGCCGAGGCGCCCCCGCCGCCGGCCGGTGAGCCGTGTCCCGAATGTGGTGAGCCGATCCCGCGCGGTGCCGCGGAATGTCCCGCGTGCGGGACCGAGCTGGGTGATTCCGAGCACGCAGTGTCAGCTTCGGCTACAGCCCCGGGATAA
- a CDS encoding Sec-independent protein translocase subunit TatA/TatB, translating into MPNIGPLELAIVFVIVLLIFGPKRLPGLGRQLGTGMREFKDSITGSGKNDRDDDDEDYRDDRAKVESALGRPEGEKAPLADEPAREHTPR; encoded by the coding sequence ATGCCTAACATCGGACCCCTGGAGCTCGCGATCGTGTTCGTGATCGTGCTCCTGATCTTCGGGCCGAAGCGTCTGCCCGGTCTCGGCCGTCAGCTCGGCACCGGCATGCGCGAGTTCAAGGACTCGATCACCGGGAGCGGCAAGAACGACCGCGACGACGATGACGAGGACTACCGCGACGACCGCGCGAAGGTCGAGAGCGCGCTCGGTCGCCCGGAGGGCGAGAAGGCGCCGCTGGCCGATGAGCCGGCGCGCGAGCACACGCCCCGATAG
- a CDS encoding ubiquinol-cytochrome c reductase iron-sulfur subunit produces MPESRKEPKSKYTADRNIPGAFEGETVTRRRFMTLTTHAAGGIATAAVLLPALGFAAGSALFDRAPVLWTPVGKPEDFPDDNYLPRVVTLTQGIGEVGKATVYVRRFNPEFDAQEGMPAPPETDAPVIVLSSRCMHLGCPIRWTAAAERFICPCHGGVYGFNGEVVGGPPVRPLDRFYTRLRNGQVEVGPRYSVNSEFRRFPSYRDPGQPLDGIGQYLYPGRFSTPKNP; encoded by the coding sequence TTGCCTGAGAGTCGCAAAGAGCCGAAGTCGAAGTACACGGCCGACCGCAATATCCCCGGCGCCTTTGAAGGCGAGACGGTCACGCGGCGCCGCTTCATGACGCTGACCACGCACGCCGCGGGTGGAATCGCCACCGCGGCGGTGCTCCTGCCCGCCCTCGGCTTCGCCGCCGGCTCGGCCCTCTTCGACCGCGCGCCGGTGCTGTGGACGCCAGTCGGCAAGCCCGAGGACTTCCCGGACGACAACTACCTGCCGCGGGTCGTGACGCTCACGCAGGGCATCGGCGAAGTCGGCAAGGCCACGGTCTACGTCCGGCGCTTCAACCCGGAGTTCGACGCCCAGGAGGGCATGCCGGCGCCGCCGGAGACCGACGCCCCGGTGATCGTGCTCTCCAGCCGTTGCATGCACCTCGGCTGCCCGATCCGCTGGACGGCGGCCGCCGAGCGCTTCATCTGCCCGTGCCACGGCGGTGTGTACGGCTTCAACGGCGAGGTCGTCGGCGGCCCGCCGGTCCGCCCGCTCGATCGCTTCTACACCCGCCTGCGCAACGGCCAGGTCGAGGTCGGTCCGCGCTACTCGGTCAACTCGGAGTTCAGGCGCTTCCCGAGCTACCGCGACCCGGGTCAGCCGCTGGACGGCATCGGCCAGTACCTCTACCCGGGGCGTTTCTCGACGCCGAAGAACCCATGA
- a CDS encoding menaquinol-cytochrome c reductase cytochrome b/c subunit, with amino-acid sequence MNQREKEEYLREYALLKAKGKPFFPYAVAKDAVMMVFVMVVIITMSIVLGAELGPKADPTTTTYVPRPEWYFFFLFELLRVIKPPELVPFATIGVPTVCMILLFLLPFIDRGPERRPERRPIATIAGILVIFSMGYLTYLGAAAGSPNSIEMEVAPEYEKGKVVVAQSGCLACHKIGENGGDLGPHLTTIGAVLDKGAIRRTLDNPTAPMPSFAGLPEEKKAAMVDFLASLKGDEPTKGTQKREDAEAG; translated from the coding sequence ATGAATCAGCGTGAGAAGGAGGAATACCTCCGCGAATACGCGCTCCTGAAGGCGAAGGGGAAGCCGTTCTTCCCGTACGCCGTCGCCAAGGACGCGGTGATGATGGTCTTCGTGATGGTCGTGATCATCACGATGTCGATCGTCCTCGGCGCTGAGCTGGGGCCGAAGGCCGACCCGACGACGACGACGTACGTGCCGCGTCCGGAGTGGTACTTCTTCTTCCTCTTCGAGCTGCTGCGCGTGATCAAGCCGCCGGAGCTCGTGCCGTTCGCGACCATCGGCGTGCCGACGGTCTGCATGATCCTGCTCTTCCTGCTGCCGTTCATCGACCGCGGGCCGGAGCGTCGTCCGGAGCGCCGGCCGATCGCGACGATCGCGGGCATCCTGGTGATCTTCTCGATGGGCTACCTGACCTACCTCGGTGCGGCGGCCGGTTCGCCGAACTCGATCGAGATGGAGGTCGCGCCCGAGTACGAGAAGGGCAAGGTCGTCGTGGCCCAGTCCGGCTGCCTCGCCTGTCACAAGATCGGCGAGAACGGCGGCGACCTCGGTCCGCACCTGACGACGATCGGCGCGGTGCTCGACAAGGGCGCGATCCGGCGCACGCTGGACAACCCCACGGCGCCGATGCCGTCCTTCGCGGGCCTGCCCGAGGAGAAGAAGGCGGCGATGGTCGACTTCCTCGCCTCGCTCAAGGGCGACGAGCCGACGAAGGGCACCCAGAAGCGCGAAGACGCAGAGGCGGGGTAG
- the hemL gene encoding glutamate-1-semialdehyde 2,1-aminomutase: MSDTRSSELYRRALHVLPGGVNSPVRAMRAIGRDPIFVERASGAELTDVDGNVYVDYVCSWGPLIHGHAHPEILEAVITAAANGTSYGAPTAGEVELAEAVSARMPAVDMLRMTSSGTEASMSAIRLARAATGREKVLKFAGAYHGHVDGLLAAAGSGLATQGIPSSPGVPAGAAAATVVVPWNDEEAVKVAFAEHELAAVLVEPYPANMGLIPPAPGFLELLRDLCTGYESLLVFDEVITGFRVAPGGAQELTGVLPDLTVMGKIIGGGLPAAAFGGPAALMERIAPAGDVYQAGTLSGNPLAVAAGRATLALLDEQAYMSLSTTTRALADGLREAAGDHPISVTSTTGLVTVFFAAEPPTDYASAAACDLETYGAWCRALLARGVYPPASQFEAWFPSTAHTADHIARTVEAAAAAFAEVL, encoded by the coding sequence TTGTCCGACACGCGCTCGTCCGAGCTCTATCGGCGGGCGTTGCACGTCCTTCCCGGCGGGGTCAACTCGCCGGTGCGGGCGATGCGTGCGATCGGACGCGACCCGATCTTCGTCGAGCGCGCCTCCGGCGCCGAGCTCACCGACGTCGACGGCAACGTCTACGTCGACTACGTGTGCTCCTGGGGCCCGCTCATCCACGGCCACGCGCACCCCGAGATCCTCGAGGCGGTCATCACCGCCGCCGCCAACGGCACGTCCTACGGCGCTCCGACCGCGGGTGAGGTCGAGCTCGCGGAGGCCGTCAGCGCGCGCATGCCGGCCGTCGACATGCTGCGCATGACGTCGTCGGGCACCGAGGCCTCGATGAGCGCGATCCGTCTCGCCCGCGCCGCCACCGGCCGCGAGAAGGTGCTCAAGTTCGCCGGCGCCTACCACGGGCATGTGGACGGCCTCCTGGCGGCCGCCGGCTCCGGCCTGGCCACCCAGGGCATCCCCTCCTCGCCCGGCGTGCCCGCGGGCGCGGCCGCGGCGACCGTCGTGGTGCCCTGGAACGACGAGGAGGCGGTCAAGGTCGCGTTCGCCGAGCACGAGCTGGCGGCGGTGCTGGTCGAGCCCTATCCGGCCAACATGGGCCTGATCCCGCCCGCGCCCGGGTTCCTGGAGCTGCTGCGCGACCTCTGCACGGGCTACGAGTCCCTGCTCGTCTTCGACGAGGTCATCACCGGCTTCCGGGTCGCCCCGGGCGGCGCGCAGGAGCTCACGGGCGTCCTGCCGGACCTGACCGTGATGGGCAAGATCATCGGCGGTGGCCTCCCGGCCGCGGCGTTCGGTGGTCCCGCCGCGCTGATGGAGCGGATCGCTCCGGCCGGCGACGTCTACCAGGCCGGCACGCTGAGTGGGAACCCGCTCGCGGTCGCCGCGGGTCGCGCCACGCTCGCGCTGCTCGACGAGCAGGCCTACATGTCGCTGAGCACGACCACCCGCGCGCTCGCCGACGGCCTGCGCGAGGCCGCGGGCGACCATCCGATCTCGGTGACCTCGACCACGGGCCTCGTGACCGTCTTCTTCGCGGCGGAGCCGCCCACGGACTACGCGAGCGCCGCCGCCTGCGACCTCGAGACCTACGGGGCCTGGTGCCGCGCGCTGCTGGCGCGCGGCGTCTACCCGCCGGCCTCGCAGTTCGAGGCGTGGTTCCCCTCCACCGCCCACACCGCCGACCACATCGCCCGCACCGTCGAGGCGGCCGCGGCGGCGTTCGCCGAGGTCCTATGA
- the hemB gene encoding porphobilinogen synthase, translating to MAFPATRLRRLRQTSVLRDLVRETELRVSQLVYPMFVVANGPKRTPIPELPGIDHLSIDGAVEEAGIVQSLGIPAVLLFGLPASKDEEGSGAWDEEGVIQLATRAIKSAYPDLLVITDLCLCEYTSHGHCGVLRADGVVDNDLTLDLLARTAVAQAEAGADAVAPSDMMDGRVGALRAALDGHGLSETPIIAYSAKFASAFYGPFRVAADSTPQSGDRKGYQMDPANALEAVREAKLDVEEGADIVMVKPALPYLDIIRRVKDETNMPVAAYNVSGEYAMLKAAAAQGLLDEKAAVLEALTGIRRAGADIVITYHAKDVAKWLTQ from the coding sequence ATGGCCTTTCCCGCCACCCGGCTCCGCCGCCTGCGGCAGACGAGCGTGTTGCGCGACCTCGTGCGTGAGACCGAGCTGCGCGTCTCCCAGCTCGTCTATCCGATGTTCGTCGTGGCGAACGGACCCAAGCGCACGCCGATCCCGGAGCTGCCGGGCATCGACCACCTCAGCATCGACGGTGCCGTCGAGGAGGCGGGCATCGTCCAGTCGCTGGGCATCCCGGCCGTGCTGCTGTTCGGCTTGCCCGCCTCCAAGGACGAGGAAGGTTCGGGGGCGTGGGACGAGGAAGGCGTCATCCAGCTCGCCACGCGGGCGATTAAGTCCGCGTATCCGGACCTCTTGGTCATCACCGACCTCTGCCTGTGCGAATACACGTCGCACGGGCACTGCGGCGTGCTGCGCGCGGACGGCGTCGTCGACAACGACCTGACGCTGGACCTGCTGGCCCGGACCGCCGTGGCGCAGGCGGAGGCCGGCGCCGATGCCGTCGCTCCGAGCGACATGATGGACGGACGGGTCGGCGCCCTGCGCGCCGCGCTCGACGGGCACGGCCTGTCCGAGACGCCGATCATCGCCTACAGCGCCAAGTTCGCCTCGGCGTTCTACGGCCCGTTCCGCGTCGCGGCGGACTCCACGCCGCAGTCGGGCGACCGCAAGGGCTACCAGATGGATCCGGCCAACGCGCTAGAAGCGGTGCGTGAGGCCAAGCTCGACGTCGAGGAAGGCGCCGACATCGTGATGGTCAAGCCCGCGTTGCCGTACCTGGACATCATCCGGCGGGTCAAGGATGAGACGAACATGCCCGTCGCCGCGTACAACGTGAGCGGCGAGTACGCGATGCTCAAGGCGGCCGCCGCGCAGGGCCTGCTCGACGAGAAGGCGGCGGTCCTGGAGGCGCTCACCGGGATCCGGCGCGCCGGTGCGGACATCGTGATCACCTACCACGCGAAGGACGTCGCGAAGTGGCTAACCCAGTAG
- a CDS encoding TIGR00282 family metallophosphoesterase, whose translation MTSILFIGDVVGRAGRRVLRELLPGLREELAPDFVVVNGENAAGGIGITPKEADELLKLGVDAITLGNHTFRHREIWPYLADERRIVRPYNYLPTQPGRGTTIVEAGGTTLGVVNLSGIVHLQAGSPPLVAVDAALREVAHCDQILVDMHAEVTSEKVALGWYLDGKVTAVVGTHTHVPTADFRVLPGGTAYITDVGMTGARGGVIGMKKEQSIAVMRTHMPMRYEPSEVDPWLMGVFVESAGPRKAAAIRQILRSAAAPSA comes from the coding sequence ATCACCTCCATCCTCTTCATCGGCGACGTCGTCGGCCGCGCCGGACGGCGCGTGCTGCGCGAGCTGCTGCCGGGCCTGCGCGAGGAGCTCGCGCCCGACTTCGTGGTCGTCAACGGCGAGAACGCCGCGGGCGGGATCGGCATCACGCCCAAGGAAGCCGACGAGCTGCTCAAGCTCGGCGTGGACGCGATCACGCTCGGCAACCACACCTTCCGCCACCGTGAGATCTGGCCCTACCTGGCCGACGAGCGGCGGATCGTCCGGCCGTACAACTACCTGCCGACCCAGCCCGGCCGCGGGACGACGATCGTCGAAGCGGGCGGGACGACGCTCGGCGTGGTCAACCTGTCAGGGATCGTGCACCTGCAGGCCGGCTCCCCGCCGCTCGTGGCCGTCGACGCCGCGCTGCGCGAGGTGGCGCACTGCGACCAGATCCTCGTCGACATGCACGCGGAGGTCACGAGCGAGAAGGTCGCGCTTGGCTGGTACCTGGACGGCAAGGTGACGGCGGTCGTCGGGACGCACACGCACGTGCCGACCGCGGACTTCCGCGTCCTGCCGGGCGGGACGGCCTACATCACCGACGTCGGCATGACCGGCGCGCGCGGCGGCGTGATCGGCATGAAGAAGGAGCAGTCGATCGCGGTCATGCGCACGCACATGCCGATGCGCTACGAGCCGAGCGAGGTCGACCCGTGGCTGATGGGGGTCTTCGTCGAGAGCGCCGGGCCGCGCAAGGCGGCGGCTATCCGGCAGATACTCCGAAGTGCTGCAGCGCCATCGGCGTGA